A section of the Mangifera indica cultivar Alphonso chromosome 12, CATAS_Mindica_2.1, whole genome shotgun sequence genome encodes:
- the LOC123192957 gene encoding pectinesterase-like gives MASTHQPLLDKPKTSERKFLLPVFSIATLIFLATLFTIYSVQPNYLNLPPLHQICDQADDQVSCLAVVSEIASTTSKTMSGADLLEFFLKKSTSNIKDTIKMAIDVNQRINNPREQVGLVDCVELMESSIDRIVDSISALKERSFDSAADAHQWLSTVLTNHVTCFDGLEGSARASMEPMLSDLIARARNSLAIFVKISPPNTEFIHPISQKFPSWVTGRDRRLLGALPNEVKANVVVAKDGSGNYKTLREAIAAAPNKSKTRYVIYVKKGTYKENVEVGKNKKNIMIVGEGMNSTIITGRRNVVDNSTTFKSATVAAVGDGFIAQDIWFQNTAGPEKHQAVALRVGADQSVINRCRIDAYQDTLYAHSNRQFYRDCFITGTVDFIFGNAAVVFQNCKLVPRKPMNYQANMVTAQGRTDPHQATGTSVQKCYIIASSDLEPVKSSIHSYLGRPWKEYSRTVFMQSYIGDLIDPAGWAKWNGSQYLNTLYYGEYSNVGPGAGTSKRVNWAGFHVITDRTEAEKFTVAQLIGGGAWLKSTGVSYTEGL, from the exons ATGGCATCAACCCATCAACCTCTGTTAGACAAACCAAAAACTTCCGAAAGAAAGTTTCTTCTTCCAGTTTTCTCCATAGCCACTCTCATTTTCTTAGCTACTTTGTTTACCATTTATTCAGTCCAACCCAACTACTTAAATCTCCCTCCACTGCACCAAATTTGTGATCAAGCGGACGATCAGGTCTCATGCTTAGCCGTGGTTTCAGAAATAGCCTCAACCACTAGCAAGACAATGAGTGGTGCTGATCTTTTGGAGTTTTTTCTAAAGAAATCAACATCAAACATTAAAGACACTATTAAAATGGCGATTGATGTCAACCAACGGATCAACAACCCCAGAGAACAAGTGGGTTTGGTTGATTGTGTGGAGTTGATGGAGTCATCTATAGACAGAATCGTGGACTCTATCTCGGCTCTTAAAGAAAGATCCTTTGATTCAGCTGCGGACGCTCATCAATGGCTAAGCACCGTTCTCACTAACCATGTCACATGTTTCGATGGCCTTGAGGGTTCAGCTCGAGCCTCCATGGAGCCAATGTTAAGTGACTTAATAGCAAGAGCAAGAAACTCTTTAGccatttttgtgaaaatttcaCCTCCAAACACTGAATTCATCCACCCAATAAGCCAGAAATTTCCATCGTGGGTCACTGGAAGGGACAGGAGGCTCTTGGGGGCTCTTCCGAATGAAGTGAAGGCTAATGTTGTGGTGGCTAAGGATGGAAGTGGAAACTACAAGACTTTGAGAGAGGCTATAGCCGCAGCACCAAATAAGAGCAAGACTAGATATGTTATATATGTGAAGAAAGGGACATATAAAGAGAATGTTGAAGTGGGAAAGAACAAGAAGAACATAATGATTGTTGGAGAAGGAATGAATTCGACGATCATCACAGGTCGCCGCAATGTGGTTGACAATTCTACAACCTTCAAATCGGCAACTGTTg CTGCCGTTGGGGATGGATTTATTGCCCAAGACATCTGGTTCCAAAACACAGCCGGGCCGGAGAAACATCAAGCAGTGGCACTTCGTGTGGGTGCTGATCAATCAGTCATCAATCGTTGCCGCATTGATGCATACCAAGACACTCTTTACGCCCATTCAAACCGCCAATTTTACAGGGATTGCTTTATCACTGGCACCGTGGACTTCATATTCGGCAATGCAGCCGTCGTCTTCCAAAACTGTAAACTTGTCCCAAGAAAACCCATGAATTACCAAGCCAATATGGTGACTGCCCAAGGCCGGACTGACCCGCACCAAGCCACTGGGACTTCCGTCCAAAAATGTTACATTATCGCAAGCTCTGATCTCGAGCCTGTTAAGAGCTCGATTCACTCGTATTTGGGACGGCCATGGAAAGAGTATTCAAGAACAGTTTTCATGCAGTCTTATATTGGTGACCTTATTGATCCGGCTGGATGGGCAAAATGGAACGGGAGTCAATATTTGAACACATTGTATTATGGGGAGTACTCCAATGTAGGCCCAGGAGCTGGGACGAGCAAGAGAGTGAATTGGGCTGGTTTTCATGTTATTACCGACCGAACAGAGGCCGAAAAATTTACAGTGGCGCAGCTGATTGGAGGAGGGGCATGGCTGAAATCTACTGGAGTTTCTTATACAGAAGGTCTGTGA
- the LOC123192958 gene encoding pectinesterase-like has protein sequence MASTHQPLLVKPKTSERKFLLPVFSIATLIFLATLFTIYSVQPNYLNLPPLHQICDKAVDQVSCLAMVSEIASTTSKTMSGADLLEFFLKKSTSNIKDTIKMAIDVNQRINNAREQAGLVDCVELMESSIDRIVDSISALKERSFDSAADAHQWLSTVLTNHVTCFDGLEGSARASMEPMLSDLIARARNSLAIFVKISPPNTEFIHPISQKFPSWVTGRDRRLLGALPNEVKANVVVAKDGSGNYKTLTEAIAAAPNKSKTRYVIYVKKGTYEENVEVGEDKKNIMIVGEGMNSTIITGRRNRVDNSTTFKSATVAAVGDGFIAQDIWFQNTAGPEKQQAVALRVGADQSVINRCRIDAYQDTLYAHSNRQFYRDCFITGTVDFIFGNAAVVFQNCKLVPRKPMNYQANMVTAQGRTDPHQATGTSIQKCDIIASSDLEPVKSSIHSYLGRPWEKYSITVFMQSYIGDLIDPAGWAKWNGNQYLNTLYYGEYSNVGPGAGTSKRVKWAGFHVITDRTEAEKFTVAKLIGGGAWLKSTGVSFTEGL, from the exons ATGGCATCAACCCATCAACCTCTGTTAGTCAAACCAAAAACTTCCGAAAGAAAGTTTCTTCTTCCAGTTTTCTCCATAGCCACTCTCATTTTCTTAGCTACTTTGTTTACCATTTATTCAGTCCAACCCAACTACTTAAATCTCCCTCCACTGCACCAAATTTGTGATAAAGCGGTCGATCAGGTCTCATGCTTAGCCATGGTTTCAGAAATAGCCTCAACCACTAGCAAGACAATGAGTGGTGCTGATCTTTTGGAGTTTTTTCTAAAGAAATCAACATCAAACATTAAAGACACTATTAAAATGGCGATTGATGTCAACCAACGGATCAACAACGCCAGAGAACAAGCGGGTCTGGTTGATTGTGTGGAGTTGATGGAGTCATCTATAGACAGAATCGTGGACTCTATCTCGGCTCTTAAAGAAAGATCCTTTGATTCAGCTGCAGACGCTCATCAATGGCTAAGCACCGTTCTCACTAACCATGTCACATGTTTCGATGGCCTTGAGGGTTCAGCTCGAGCCTCCATGGAGCCAATGTTAAGTGACTTAATAGCAAGAGCAAGAAACTCTTTAGccatttttgtgaaaatttcaCCTCCAAACACTGAATTCATCCACCCAATAAGCCAGAAATTTCCATCGTGGGTCACTGGAAGGGACAGGAGGCTCTTGGGGGCTCTTCCGAATGAAGTGAAGGCTAATGTTGTGGTGGCTAAGGATGGAAGTGGAAACTACAAGACTTTGACAGAGGCTATAGCCGCAGCACCAAATAAGAGCAAGACTAGATATGTTATATATGTGAAGAAAGGGACATATgaagaaaatgttgaagtggGAGAGGACAAGAAGAACATAATGATTGTTGGAGAAGGAATGAATTCGACGATCATCACAGGTCGCCGCAATCGGGTTGACAATTCTACAACCTTCAAATCGGCAACTGTTg CTGCCGTTGGGGATGGATTTATTGCCCAAGACATCTGGTTCCAAAACACAGCCGGGCCGGAGAAACAGCAAGCAGTGGCACTCCGTGTGGGTGCTGATCAATCAGTCATCAATCGTTGCCGCATTGATGCATACCAAGACACTCTTTACGCCCATTCAAACCGCCAATTTTACAGGGATTGCTTTATCACTGGCACCGTGGACTTCATATTCGGCAATGCAGCCGTCGTCTTCCAAAACTGTAAACTTGTCCCAAGAAAACCCATGAATTACCAAGCCAATATGGTGACTGCCCAAGGCCGGACTGACCCGCACCAAGCCACTGGGACTTCCATCCAAAAATGTGACATTATCGCAAGCTCTGATCTCGAGCCTGTTAAGAGCTCGATTCACTCGTATTTGGGACGGCCATGGGAAAAGTATTCGATAACAGTTTTCATGCAGTCTTATATTGGTGACCTTATTGATCCGGCTGGATGGGCAAAATGGAACGGGAATCAATATTTGAACACATTGTATTATGGGGAATACTCCAATGTAGGCCCAGGAGCTGGGACGAGCAAGAGAGTGAAATGGGCTGGCTTTCATGTTATTACCGACCGAACAGAGGCCGAAAAATTTACAGTGGCGAAGCTGATTGGAGGAGGGGCATGGCTGAAATCTACTGGTGTTTCTTTTACAGAAGGTCTGTGA
- the LOC123192962 gene encoding nuclear transport factor 2B codes for MEEQIETLGKSFVDHYYHLFDNDRPSLSCLYQPTSMLTFEGQKIFGVDDISAKLNQLPFDQCRHLISTIDSQPCSSTGGIIIFVSGSLQLAGEEHHLRFSQMFHLMPTQLGNFFVQNDIFRLNYG; via the exons ATGGAAGAGCAGATTGAAACATTGGGAAAGTCATTTGTTGATCATTACTACCATCTTTTTGACAATGATAGACCCTCTCTCTCGTGTCTCTATCAACCAACCTCCATGCTCACTTTTGAAGGGCAGAAGATATTTGGGGTTGATGATATCTCTGCTAAGCTTAACCAGTTGCCCTTCGATCAATGCCGACATTTGATCAGCACCATTGATTCTCAACCTTGTTCGTCGACCGGCGGCATCATTATCTTTGTCAGTGGAAGCCTCCAACTAGCCGGAGAGGAGCACCACCTAAGATTTAGCCAG ATGTTCCACCTAATGCCAACACAATTGGGAAATTTCTTTGTGCAAAATGACATATTTCGCCTCAATTACGGTTGA